CCCCTACGGCATGAGCGGCGCGCGCATGGTCGGCCACGCCCTCATCGAGGGCCGGCGCCGCGGCGCTCGCTACGTGGTCTGCACCATGTGCATCGGCGGCGGCATGGGAGCGGCCGGCCTCTTCGAGGTCGCCTGACGGTGATCCGCGAGGTCCCGGGCCGGAAGCCCCGCGTCCATCCCGGCGCCTACGTGGACATCGCGGCTCAGGTCATCGGCGACGTGGAGATCGACGACGGCGCCAGCGTCTGGCCGGGGACGATCGTGCGCGGCGATCAGGACAACTACATAAAGATCGGCAAGAACACCAACGTCCAGGACTGCTCGGTGCTGCACGTGACGCCGCAGCACCCCTGCCTGGTGGGCGACAACGTCACCATCGGCCACCGCGCGGTCGTCCACGCCTGCACCATCAAGGCCAACGTCCGCATCGGCATCGGCGCCGTGGTGCTGAACGGTGCGGTGGTGGAGGAATGGGCGCAGGTAGGCGCCGGCGCCCTGGTGCCCCCGGGGAAGGTGGTGCCCTCGGGCTGGCTGGTGATGGGCGTGCCGGCCAAGCCCGTCCGCCAGATGAGCCAGGAAGAGCTGGACGACATCAAGCGCAACGCCATCGAGTACGTGGAGCTCTGGCGGCGCGACTACGGG
This region of Candidatus Methylomirabilota bacterium genomic DNA includes:
- a CDS encoding gamma carbonic anhydrase family protein, whose protein sequence is MIREVPGRKPRVHPGAYVDIAAQVIGDVEIDDGASVWPGTIVRGDQDNYIKIGKNTNVQDCSVLHVTPQHPCLVGDNVTIGHRAVVHACTIKANVRIGIGAVVLNGAVVEEWAQVGAGALVPPGKVVPSGWLVMGVPAKPVRQMSQEELDDIKRNAIEYVELWRRDYGQP